From the Rhinolophus sinicus isolate RSC01 linkage group LG02, ASM3656204v1, whole genome shotgun sequence genome, one window contains:
- the ADM2 gene encoding protein ADM2 isoform X5 — protein sequence MARLLAVSLGCILLLYLSLPGTMSRRQGGSRRLALPREPPVRTPSGGLQPQLPTPRPVVWKPRQALLPQWNASLATAMGQPIRNGPRRHLGPRRPRAQFLRAGCVLGTCQVDGLLTLPHRITVP from the exons ATGGCCCGGCTCCTGGCGGTCAGTCTTGGCTGCATCCTCCTCCTCTACCTGTCGCTCCCCGGCACAATGTCCCGCCGCCAAGGTGGAAGCCGGCGGCTTGCCCTGCCCCG GGAGCCCCCAGTCAGGACCCCTTCCGGTGGCCTGCAGCCCCAACTCCCTACACCCCGGCCTGTGGTCTGGAAGCCACGCCAGGCTCTCCTGCCACAGTGGAACGCGAGCCTGGCCACCGCTATGGGTCAGCCTATCCGGAATGGCCCCCGCCGACACTTGGGCCCCCGCAGGCCCAGAGCCCAGTTCCTGCGGGCTGGCTGTGTGCTCGGCACCTGCCAG GTGGATGGACTGTTGACCTTACCACATCGCATCACTGTGCCATAG
- the ADM2 gene encoding protein ADM2 isoform X1, whose product MARLLAVSLGCILLLYLSLPGTMSRRQGGSRRLALPREPPVRTPSGGLQPQLPTPRPVVWKPRQALLPQWNASLATAMGQPIRNGPRRHLGPRRPRAQFLRAGCVLGTCQAARPPAWPLVSSPRPWAAFPSGGWTVDLTTSHHCAIASGHRPGSNHHPSCPLAPELQALSQPPT is encoded by the exons ATGGCCCGGCTCCTGGCGGTCAGTCTTGGCTGCATCCTCCTCCTCTACCTGTCGCTCCCCGGCACAATGTCCCGCCGCCAAGGTGGAAGCCGGCGGCTTGCCCTGCCCCG GGAGCCCCCAGTCAGGACCCCTTCCGGTGGCCTGCAGCCCCAACTCCCTACACCCCGGCCTGTGGTCTGGAAGCCACGCCAGGCTCTCCTGCCACAGTGGAACGCGAGCCTGGCCACCGCTATGGGTCAGCCTATCCGGAATGGCCCCCGCCGACACTTGGGCCCCCGCAGGCCCAGAGCCCAGTTCCTGCGGGCTGGCTGTGTGCTCGGCACCTGCCAG GCTGCCAGGCCCCCAGCATGGCCTCTCGTGTCCTCGCCAAGGCCTTGGGCTGCTTTTCCTTCAGGTGGATGGACTGTTGACCTTACCACATCGCATCACTGTGCCATAGCATCCGGTCACCGGCCAGGGTCCAACCATCACCCCTCGTGTCCACTGGCCCCTGAGCTTCAGGCCCTGTCCCAGCCGCCTACCTGA
- the ADM2 gene encoding protein ADM2 isoform X2 encodes MARLLAVSLGCILLLYLSLPGTMSRRQGGSRRLALPREPPVRTPSGGLQPQLPTPRPVVWKPRQALLPQWNASLATAMGQPIRNGPRRHLGPRRPRAQFLRAGCVLGTCQGQKLQLQRPERSPWSLQPTHRVPAPGHRRPAPQTPKPAPQG; translated from the exons ATGGCCCGGCTCCTGGCGGTCAGTCTTGGCTGCATCCTCCTCCTCTACCTGTCGCTCCCCGGCACAATGTCCCGCCGCCAAGGTGGAAGCCGGCGGCTTGCCCTGCCCCG GGAGCCCCCAGTCAGGACCCCTTCCGGTGGCCTGCAGCCCCAACTCCCTACACCCCGGCCTGTGGTCTGGAAGCCACGCCAGGCTCTCCTGCCACAGTGGAACGCGAGCCTGGCCACCGCTATGGGTCAGCCTATCCGGAATGGCCCCCGCCGACACTTGGGCCCCCGCAGGCCCAGAGCCCAGTTCCTGCGGGCTGGCTGTGTGCTCGGCACCTGCCAG GGGCAGAAACTGCAGTTACAGAGGCCAGAGAGGAGCCCATGGTCACTGCAGCCCACCCACAGAGTGCCAGCTCCGGGGCACCGCAGGCCTGCCCCTCAGACCCCCAAACCCGCCCCCCAAGGATAG
- the ADM2 gene encoding protein ADM2 isoform X4 encodes MARLLAVSLGCILLLYLSLPGTMSRRQGGSRRLALPRGRNCSYRGQRGAHGHCSPPTECQLRGTAGLPLRPPNPPPKDRRLLEVPPGLPPLCLFFQLRAHLARLPGPQHGLSCPRQGLGLLFLQVDGLLTLPHRITVP; translated from the exons ATGGCCCGGCTCCTGGCGGTCAGTCTTGGCTGCATCCTCCTCCTCTACCTGTCGCTCCCCGGCACAATGTCCCGCCGCCAAGGTGGAAGCCGGCGGCTTGCCCTGCCCCG GGGCAGAAACTGCAGTTACAGAGGCCAGAGAGGAGCCCATGGTCACTGCAGCCCACCCACAGAGTGCCAGCTCCGGGGCACCGCAGGCCTGCCCCTCAGACCCCCAAACCCGCCCCCCAAGGATAGGAGGCTCCTGGAAGTGCCTCCAGGGCTCCCACCCTTGTGCTTGTTCTTCCAGCTCAGGGCTCACCTGGCCAG GCTGCCAGGCCCCCAGCATGGCCTCTCGTGTCCTCGCCAAGGCCTTGGGCTGCTTTTCCTTCAGGTGGATGGACTGTTGACCTTACCACATCGCATCACTGTGCCATAG
- the ADM2 gene encoding protein ADM2 isoform X3 has product MARLLAVSLGCILLLYLSLPGTMSRRQGGSRRLALPREPPVRTPSGGLQPQLPTPRPVVWKPRQALLPQWNASLATAMGQPIRNGPRRHLGPRRPRAQFLRAGCVLGTCQVQNLSHRLWQLIASAGPRDSSPMDPSSPHSYG; this is encoded by the exons ATGGCCCGGCTCCTGGCGGTCAGTCTTGGCTGCATCCTCCTCCTCTACCTGTCGCTCCCCGGCACAATGTCCCGCCGCCAAGGTGGAAGCCGGCGGCTTGCCCTGCCCCG GGAGCCCCCAGTCAGGACCCCTTCCGGTGGCCTGCAGCCCCAACTCCCTACACCCCGGCCTGTGGTCTGGAAGCCACGCCAGGCTCTCCTGCCACAGTGGAACGCGAGCCTGGCCACCGCTATGGGTCAGCCTATCCGGAATGGCCCCCGCCGACACTTGGGCCCCCGCAGGCCCAGAGCCCAGTTCCTGCGGGCTGGCTGTGTGCTCGGCACCTGCCAGGTACAGAACCTCAGCCACCGCCTGTGGCAGCTCATTGCATCGGCCGGCCCACGGGACTCATCCCCCATGGACCCCAGCAGCCCCCACAGCTATGGCTAA
- the MIOX gene encoding inositol oxygenase — protein sequence MKVAVGPDPSLVYRPELDPQAAKDKGSFRNYTSGPLLDRVFATYKLMHSQQTVDFVKKKHAQFGGFSYKKMTVLEAVDMLDGLIDESDPDVDFPNSFHAFQTAEGIRKAHPDKDWFHLVGLLHDLGKVLALAGEPQWAVVGDTFPVGCRPQASVVFCDSTFQDNPDLQDPRYSTELGMYQPHCGLENVLMSWGHDEYMYQMMKFNKFSLPPEAFYMIRFHSFYPWHTGGDYRQLCGEQDLAMLPWVQEFNKFDLYTKCPDLPDVDKLRPYYQGLIDKYCPGVLSW from the exons ATGAAGGTGGCTGTG GGCCCCGACCCTTCCCTGGTCTACCGGCCTGAGCTGGACCCGCAGGCGGCCAAAGACAAGGGCAGCTTCCGGAACTACACC TCCGGCCCGCTCCTGGACCGCGTCTTCGCCACCTACAAGCTCATGCACTCGCAGCAGACGGTGGACTTCGTCAAGAAGAAG CACGCCCAGTTCGGGGGCTTCTCCTACAAGAAAATGACTGTGTTGGAGGCTGTGGACATGCTGGACGGGCTGATAGACGAGTCGGACCCAGACGTGGACTTCCCCAACTCTTTCCATGCCTTCCAGACGGCGGAGGGCATCCGGAAGGCCCACCCTGACAAGG ACTGGTTCCACCTCGTGGGCCTCCTGCACGACCTGGGGAAGGTCCTGGCTCTGGCGGGGGAGCCCCAG TGGGCAGTCGTTGGAGACACCTTCCCAGTGGGCTGCCGTCCCCAGGCCTCTGTGGTTTTCTGTGACTCCACCTTCCAGGACAACCCTGATCTCCAGGACCCTCGATACAG CACAGAGCTCGGCATGTACCAGCCTCACTGCGGGCTGGAGAACGTCCTCATGTCCTGGGGCCATGACG AGTACATGTACCAGATGATGAAGTTCAACAAATTCTCCCTCCCCCCGGAG GCCTTCTACATGATCCGATTCCACTCCTTCTACCCGTGGCACACGGGTGGCGACTACCGGCAGCTGTGTGGTGAGCAGGACCTGGCCATGCTGCCTTGGGTGCAAGAGTTCAA TAAGTTTGACCTGTACACCAAGTGTCCTGACCTGCCAGACGTGGACAAGCTGCGGCCCTACTACCAGGGGCTTATTGACAAGTACTGCCCCGGTGTCCTGAGCTGGTGA